The Huiozyma naganishii CBS 8797 chromosome 1, complete genome genome window below encodes:
- the NBP2 gene encoding adaptor protein NBP2 (similar to Saccharomyces cerevisiae NBP2 (YDR162C); ancestral locus Anc_8.344) yields the protein MSELETITKRTVPGGDVAKNSDGDLPVAENDKVQLSQEKSSIRVNLKSGKEDHNNSNVQPGDKSDDETSTVGYISIKDFAYSEADPLHYGYFDEEDNESGMINSDGVSTGANNDGELEDAETKRQSVILPRDYIVNHRAIALYDFEPENDNELELKEEDVVYISYKHGQGWLVAENEQRTKTGLVPEEFVSYIESDEAERTQDEDVVRPFYLTQLISQSLTPGQGTNNTKQSNGKHGSGRETKTKKGDEDDGEWEDVDELETDLHNKLNL from the coding sequence ATGTCTGAGTTGGAAACTATAACGAAGAGAACTGTTCCTGGTGGGGACGTTGCTAAGAATAGCGATGGTGATCTGCCAGTGGCGGAGAACGACAAGGTGCAGCTTTCCCAAGAGAAAAGCAGTATAAGAGTGAATTTGAAATCAGGTAAGGAAGACCATAATAACAGTAACGTGCAGCCGGGGGACAAGTCGGACGATGAGACGTCTACGGTTGGGTATATATCAATAAAGGACTTCGCCTACAGTGAGGCTGACCCTTTACACTACGGTTATttcgatgaggaggatAATGAAAGCGGGATGATTAACAGTGACGGGGTATCAACAGGTGCCAATAACGATGGAGAACTAGAAGATGCGGAAACAAAAAGGCAAAGTGTAATCTTACCGCGTGATTACATTGTCAATCACAGGGCCATTGCGTTGTACGATTTCGAGCCTGAAAATGACAACGAACTagaattgaaggaagaGGATGTCGTATATATAAGTTACAAGCACGGACAGGGATGGCTTGTTGCTGAAAATGAACAGCGAACGAAGACTGGACTTGTACCGGAGGAATTTGTCTCCTACATCGAATCCGATGAAGCAGAAAGGACTCAAGACGAGGACGTCGTGCGACCTTTTTATCTAACACAGCTAATATCCCAAAGTTTAACCCCCGGACAAGGAACTAATAATACCAAACAGTCCAACGGAAAACACGGCAGCGGAAGAGAGACCAAAACCAAGAAAGGAGACGAAGATGACGGAGAATGGGAGGATGTTGACGAGTTGGAGACCGACTTGCATAATAAATTAAATTTGTGA
- the ACL4 gene encoding Acl4p (similar to Saccharomyces cerevisiae YDR161W; ancestral locus Anc_8.343): MSDLERHITQAREALAENNAKKALTILKPYRKSLKNHESSNLPLLQIFSEVYLENGDLEKAYPLLYRSCELDDKGTKGGCDKFFTLGQIIGGQDGLAVLSQGIENVFGIAGESISQEQTEKIVSGLLSMIEIWMTDLCMEPSAESQCEDLIKKAMEISENSSAETWSVLGSIRISQQRFAEACEAFTQSWNYFKLRKDKIGQDTANNTTKTSHLDYVDMLQPLLALAKMCIEVGLYEIALHVENAVKEIDEDNLESYYLEGFTNYLIAKSEIFKTDNPEAELTPEAFYEFNQHIQDVPLDFNNPNIAEQLQDAKVALSFASKLGENVDDGDELAQELVSGARALLEELGGSLSDEELQKLRKGDPNDDLGDEIDVEEFSEEN; encoded by the coding sequence ATGTCTGACCTTGAACGTCATATAACCCAAGCTCGTGAGGCGCTGGCCGAAAACAATGCCAAAAAGGCACTAACCATTTTAAAGCCATATAGGAAGTCTCTGAAGAATCACGAGTCTTCCAACCTACCGCTACTACAAATATTTAGCGAAGTATACTTAGAGAATGGtgatttggagaaggcaTATCCTTTGTTGTATCGCTCTTGTGAGCTTGATGACAAAGGTACGAAAGGTGGATGTgataaatttttcactctgGGCCAAATTATCGGAGGGCAGGATGGCCTTGCTGTTTTGTCGCAAGGTATCGAGAACGTATTTGGTATAGCTGGAGAAAGTATATCACAAGAGCAAACGGAAAAAATTGTGAGTGGGTTACTGTCTATGATTGAAATTTGGATGACTGATCTGTGTATGGAACCAAGCGCAGAGTCTCAATGCGAAGACTTGATTAAAAAAGCCATGGAAATTTCTGAGAATTCATCTGCCGAGACTTGGTCTGTTCTAGGCTCCATCAGAATATCACAACAAAGATTTGCTGAGGCATGTGAAGCGTTTACCCAATCGTGGAACTACTTCAAACTGAGAAAGGATAAAATTGGTCAAGATACCGCTAATAATACTACCAAAACATCTCACTTGGATTATGTCGATATGTTACAACCTTTACTCGCGTTGGCCAAGATGTGTATCGAGGTTGGCCTATATGAAATAGCATTGCACGTCGAGAATGCTGTCAAAGAAATTGACGAAGACAACCTTGAAAGTTACTATTTGGAAGGTTTTACGAATTATCTAATTGCCAAATCGGAAATCTTCAAGACCGACAATCCAGAAGCAGAATTGACTCCAGAAGCATTCTATGAATTTAATCAACACATACAAGATGTTCCCCTAGACTTCAACAACCCAAATATAGCAGAACAATTGCAAGATGCCAAAGTTGCCCTAAGTTTTGCCTCCAAACTTGGCGAAAACGTGGACGATGGTGATGAACTTGCACAAGAGTTGGTATCAGGTGCCCGTGCGCTGCTAGAAGAATTGGGTGGTTCATTGAGTGATGAAGAGTTGCAGAAACTGAGGAAAGGCGACCCCAATGATGACCTCGGTGATGAAATCGATGTTGAGGAATTCAGCGAAGAAAACTAG
- the SSY1 gene encoding Ssy1p (similar to Saccharomyces cerevisiae SSY1 (YDR160W); ancestral locus Anc_8.342) → MDLQDHSKDLFPSRATILSGSILLDDDTDEKKSSDLQTTKSSIDTGLITGIINQEKWHNVDEYHDEVRNERFYLSNRYPSRKQSITIEDMLTKDNKTDSYLPTSDFMDYNRKVQREFDLREKIETALKRKDPGTIAIHNDESLENLYIAGNGSKSATKSLPDTSCFLNKHTPNNNSEESQSRSNDSTLSTFSTHIIDHTSYRNLAIDETNPFEQVPYQLRKPTTTAFDYPNVSASGDSYLKRAIRNYFVTRQNGVPYHIQRRLTVRHIQMLSVGPCLSVGLFLTSGRAFSIAGPFGTLLGFCLSGCVILATLLSFTELSTLIPVSSGFSGLASRFVEDAFGFAIGWTYTFSCIIAFPAEAASSTFFLTYYSHPLLNKSVISGFVTLFLSFPIVSNLLQVNYLGEVVFFFGAVKLIVSILIILVMIILNAGHGHRDHHRVGFRFWDSSKSFDNLTYGLFRPTYDLRDEGTGSRNGIGGSTGRFLSVVSVMLISTFAYSGVEMTFLASGEAVNPRKTIPSSIKRTFSSILLIYVLAILTVGINIYSGDPRLLAYLSKPTSNRSEAARNGVGTQWQLDVSCNPRSHISGPLENGYSSPWVLALQSFGMCAFASAFNGLLIVFTATSAISSLYNSSRTLYAMSIQRKAPYIFQLCNRYGVPYVAVLVASSFGVIAYIAVNEQSQNNFSILTNMSSASTSIIWFGMNLSFLRFYYALNRRTDSLSRDDEAYPFRSPFQPYLAFFGLFGCFIFVLFMGYPNFLTHFWSARGFFSAYGGLLICGVCYLGYKIFCTSKIQRLDQLDMDTGRRELDRMKWVENQQYSGGVINRFKQFLRHSFR, encoded by the coding sequence ATGGACTTACAGGATCATTCAAAGGATCTGTTTCCAAGTAGAGCTACTATTTTATCTGGAAGTATATTGCTTGATGATGATACtgatgagaagaagagttCTGACCTGCAGACAACTAAGAGTAGCATAGACACGGGTCTGATAACAGGCATTATcaaccaagaaaaatggcACAATGTTGATGAATATCATGACGAAGTACGGAATGAGCGCTTCTATCTTTCCAATAGATACCCAAGTAGAAAACAGTCCATTACTATTGAAGATATGTTGACAAAAGACAATAAAACCGATTCTTATCTTCCTACTAGTGATTTCATGGATTATAACCGGAAAGTTCAACGTGAGTTTGACTTAAGAGAGAAGATAGAAACAGCTCTCAAAAGGAAAGACCCCGGAACAATAGCAATACATAATGATGAGTCCCTAGAAAACTTGTATATTGCGGGAAATGGCTCGAAATCAGCCACCAAAAGTTTACCAGATACCAGTTGCTTCCTCAACAAGCACACACCGAATAATAATTCAGAAGAAAGTCAGAGCCGTAGCAACGATAGTACGCTATCGACTTTTTCAACTCATATTATTGACCATACAAGCTACAGAAATTTGGCTATTGATGAAACTAATCCCTTCGAGCAGGTCCCCTATCAATTACGTAAACCCACAACGACTGCATTTGATTACCCAAACGTTTCCGCTTCGGGAGACTCTTACTTGAAACGAGCTATACGAAATTATTTTGTTACAAGACAGAATGGAGTACCATATCACATCCAGCGAAGGCTGACCGTTCGACATATTCAAATGCTTTCAGTGGGACCTTGTTTGAGTGTTGGATTGTTTTTAACCTCTGGAAGAGCTTTCTCGATAGCTGGCCCGTTTGGAACATTGTTAGGATTTTGTCTTTCAGGTTGTGTGATTCTGGCAACTCTTCTTTCCTTCACGGAGCTATCCACATTAATCCCAGTATCATCCGGGTTTTCTGGATTGGCATCTCGTTTTGTGGAAGATGCATTTGGTTTTGCGATTGGATGGACATACACATTTTCATGCATAATTGCTTTCCCTGCAGAAGCCGCCTCAAGCACCTTTTTCCTGACGTATTATTCCCATCCTCTTCTTAACAAAAGCGTCATATCAGGATTTGTTACCTTATTTTTATCCTTCCCCATTGTGTCAAACCTTTTGCAAGTGAATTACCTTGGCGAAgttgtattcttttttgggGCGGTTAAATTAATCGTATCGATATTGATTATCTTGGTGATGATTATTTTAAATGCAGGACATGGGCATAGAGATCATCACAGGGTTGGATTCAGATTTTGGGActcttccaaatcttttgatAATTTGACGTATGGGCTATTTCGCCCAACCTATGATCTCCGTGATGAAGGCACCGGGAGCCGAAATGGGATTGGTGGGTCAACGGGACGATTTTTGTCCGTTGTATCTGTGATGCTTATCTCTACATTTGCATACAGCGGAGTCGAAATGACATTTTTGGCCAGTGGTGAAGCTGTAAATCCAAGAAAAACTATCCCGTCATCCATTAAAAGAACATTTTCCAGCATACTTTTAATTTATGTTCTCGCCATTTTGACTGTCGGTATCAATATATACAGCGGAGATCCCCGGTTACTGGCATATTTGTCAAAGCCGACATCGAATCGCAGTGAAGCTGCTCGTAATGGAGTTGGGACCCAATGGCAGTTGGATGTATCGTGCAACCCCAGGTCACATATATCTGGTCCATTAGAAAACGGGTATTCAAGCCCATGGGTTTTAGCACTACAAAGTTTTGGGATGTGTGCATTTGCGTCAGCCTTCAATGGGTTACTGATAGTCTTTACGGCAACATCCGCGATATCATCCTTGTACAACTCCTCGAGAACTTTGTACGCCATGTCTATTCAGAGAAAGGCTCCGTACATTTTTCAGCTCTGTAACAGGTACGGTGTGCCTTACGTAGCGGTACTCGTTGCCTCATCATTTGGCGTTATTGCATATATTGCCGTTAACGAACAGTCCCAGAATAACTTTAGTATCTTGACGAACATGTCAAGTGCGAGTACGTCCATCATTTGGTTTGGGATGAATCTGTCGTTTTTGAGATTTTACTACGCGTTGAACAGAAGGACGGATTCCTTATCCAGAGATGACGAGGCATACCCATTTAGGTCGCCATTTCAACCATACCTGGCATTTTTTGGGCTGTTTGGTTGTTTTATATTTGTCCTGTTCATGGGATACCCGAACTTTTTGACCCATTTCTGGTCCGCAAGAGGTTTCTTTTCAGCGTACGGAGGTTTGTTGATCTGTGGAGTTTGCTACTTAGGGTACAAGATATTTTGTACTTCTAAGATCCAAAGATTAGACCAATTAGACATGGATACCGGCCGCAGAGAACTAGATAGAATGAAATGGGTGGAAAATCAGCAATATTCCGGTGGAGTTATAAACCGTTTCAAGCAATTTCTGCGACACAGTTTTAGGTGA